GCGCGACCGCCCCCACCAGCCTTCCGTCCGCGGGCACTTCGTCCCCCGCGGTCAGCAGCACCACGTCGCCGACCACCACCTCCTCGGCGGGGATCTCCCGCTCCGTCCCGTCCCGCCGCACCCGCGCGGTCACCTTCGCCATCGCCTTGAGGGCGTTCATGGCGCTCTCCGCCTTGCCCTCCTGGCGCAGCCCGATGACGGCGTTGAGCAAGGTCAGCGCCAGCAGCACCACCGCCGTGCCCCACTCCTGCACGAGCATCGACACGACGGCGGAGGCCACCAGGATGATCTGCATGTACGCGGTGTACTGGCCGGCGAACCGGCGCCACCCGGGCACCGCCCGCTCCTCCGGCAGCGTGTTGGGCCCGTCCTCGGCCAGCCGCCGCTCGACCCGCTCGCCGCTCAGCCCCACGGCCGGATCGACGTCCAGCGCCGCGGCCACCTCGTCGGCCGTCCGCGCCCACCAGTCCGCCGCCGCCGTCGACGACGCGGCGGGCGCGGCGGTCCCCGGCGCCCGCGCGGTCATCGGGCGGAACTCCCGTCCGGCGTCTCGCTCTCCAACTGCTTGCGCGCCAACTGCAGTTCGTGCCGGGCGGCGTCGTCGATCCCGGGATACCGCGGGTCGAGATCGATCAGCGTGTGGGCGAGCACCGCCGCCGCGCAGGTCCGGGCGAACCACTTGTGGTCCGCGGGCACCACGTACCAGGGCGCCCACGCGGTGCTCGTCGCGGAGAGCATCGAGGAGAACGCCGACTGGTACGCGTCCCAGGAGGCACGCTCCCGGACGTCCGCCGCCGAGAACTTCCAGTTCCGCTCCGGCACGTCGATCCGCTTCAGGAACCTGACCCGCTGCTCGTCCCGGGAGAGGTTCAGGAACAGCTTGACGATCCGGAAGCCGTTGTCCGTCAGATACCGCTCCCAGGCGTTGATCTCACGGTAGCGCCGGCGCCACAGCGCCTTGCCCGGCCGGTCCGGCAGGCCCTGCCGCGCCAGCAGCTCCGGGTGCACCCGTACGACGAGGACCTCCTCGTAGTAGGAGCGGTTGAAGATGCCGATCTCCCCGCGGCTCGGGAGCCGGCGGGCGTAACGCCACAAGTAGTCGTGGCCCAGTTCCTCGGCGGAGGGCACCTTGAAGCTCGACACCCGCACACCCTGCGGGTTCACACCGCTCATGACGTGCCGAATGGTCCCGTCCTTGCCGCCGGCGTCCAGCGCCTGCAGACACAGCAGCACCCCGTGGCTGCTCTGCGCGGCCAGCCTGCGCTGGTGGTCGGCGAGCAGCGCGACACCGGTACGGAGCAGTTCCCGGCCCTGCTTCTTGTTCGCGATGCCGGCGCGGTGACCCGGATCGAAGTCCTCGGCCAGGCGCACCTTGCGCCCGGGGTCCACCCGCAGCGGGGCGATGAACTCGGCGATCCGCTTCGCACGTTTGTCCTTCATGGGACACCTCGTAACCGACTAGTAGAGGCTCTTGTGGCGCACCACGCACAGACCCCGGACGATCGGCGTCATCAACCACAGGGCGTGGTACGGGATCGGCAGGACGTTCACGATGATCGCCAGGGCGGCGATGAGCACGCCGATGATCCGGGCCCGGGCCACGCCGACGAACGGACCGGCGCTGACGGCGACCGAAGCGCCCCAGACGACCAGGTGGATCCAGCCCCAGGCGGACAGGAGGATCCTGCCCTCCGGCACGGCCACCAGGCCCCGCTCGAAGCACAGGGTCACCAGGACGAACAGCAGCACCGAGGCGAGGACCACCAGACCGCCGAGGGTCCCCTGTTCGGCCTCGGGGCGCCGGTACCGGGTGCTCGCGTCCGCCATGGCGAACCTCCGTGCTCGGGAGCCGGTGCGGTATGCACCGCCGTACACCGCAAGCTGCCCCGGCCCGCCGGTACGGGCATCACCCTCCCGGGGTGACGCGCGGTCCGCCGGGAAGCGGACCCACGCCCGTACCGCCACCCGCGGGGCCGGACCGACGGCCACCGTCCGCACTCCGCGCCTGACGGAGGAAGGGGTCCGGTCGCTCCGGGAGCTGCCACTGACTGAAGGACCAGCCGGGATGGCGCCTTTGCAGGAGGGGCCGGTGGGTGTCCCAGTCACCGGGTGCCAAAGCGCGCGCGGAGCGTAGGGTGATCAGGCCGGTGTCGTCGATGTCGAATCCCCAGGAGAAGCCGGTCAACGGCACGACGTGCCGTTCGGTGTCTTCGAGTGGAGTCCGGGCCAGGAAGCAGTGGGCGAGCCACGCCAGCGGGCTGCGCTCACCCCGTGACGGTGCGTCGAACAGCATGGGCTTGACGCCGAAGAAGGCGTAAGGGGAAGGCGCGTCCTCGAACAGGAGGAACGGGTCCATCTCGAAGGCTGTCCCGTTCGAGGGGCTGTCCGTCGACCGGACCAGTTGGACCCAGCCGAACATCGCGCGGTAGCCCTGGGCAGGGTGCTCGACACCGGCGCTGCAGCAGGGGAACCCACGTGCTCCGGCCGGTTTGCCAACCATTTCGGGATCATCGACGAGGTCTACGGCCACCGTTACGGTTCCCGCCGCACCGTCATGCACGAAGGGGATGATCACATCCCCACTCTCCCGGTGATCCGCTTCAGCGACAAGGGGCGATCCCGGCCAGGCCGACCGGGACACGGTTGGGGGAGTGGCCTCGGAAGCCTCAGCGGATGAACCCGCACAAGGTCCCTTCACGCAAGGAGCCTGGTACGGCTACGCGGATGTGAAATTGTGTGCGGGGCACTTCAGTATCTGGGGGACTCATGCGGCGCGGATCTGCGGAATGTGCACTGACATTACTCATGCTCCTGCTCTGCGGATGCTCGGAGTCGTCCGAGGGACCGGACGGACCGGACGGACGCGCGGCCACCGCCTCTTCCCCACCTGTGATCGCCGACCCCGCCGCTGCGTGCCAGGGCGGCAAGCCGTTCTCGACGGGCAGCGCGCCGTACGAGGGCCCCGGTCCGCACAAGGCTCTAGGCTTCCAACTCTCCGACTACGACCAGGAGAAGTACATCGCCCCGGATCCGCCGGGACTCTTCCCGGACGCCTGGGCCGCGAACGTGGAGGGCACACGCGAGGTGTTCCACCCGTCGCCCGGACCGGCCGATTATCAGCAGGCACAGCTGGCCGTGTGCATGTCGGGCCCGCGGGTGACGGAGAAGCGGGCGGGGGTGTGTTCGTACGGCGATACCTTCTCCCTGGTCGGCACGAACGACATCGGAATGATCACCGCGCGCTACGAGTTCAAGGTGTTCGAGGCCAGAACGGGAAAACTCCTGAAGGCTTTCACGATGGACGGGGCGCACTTCTGCCCCAAGAAAATCAACTTCAAGGGCGGACAGCTGATCGCCCAGGGGACCGACAACATCCGTCTGGAAGACGAGTTGCGCCCGCTGATCGAGGGCGCGGCCCCACCGGCCCAGTAGCCGTCGCGGCCGCAGGGTGGCGGCCGGTGTCGGTACGGCGACTGTGAAGTGCTGGCGGCGATCGTCTTGGTCTAGAGCGTTGAGCTGGGGCGCTCGTGCCGGCTCAGCTTTCTCCGTCCTGCCAACGGTGCCCACACCGTGGCTGGTCCTGGCCGGTCCGCGCACTCTGCCGGGTGCGCTGCCCGGATCTGCTCCCATGTCGTCGTGGGGCATTGACCCTGGGGACTGACGGTCAGGAACTTCTCGTACGGAACCTCTCGGAGGGCGACGCCGATCTCCATCCAGTGGTCCTTGCCGGAGACCTCGTCCCACCCGTCATTGGGTATCCGGACATGGTCGCGTCGCGCGTCCTTGTTCTGGCTGGTTATCTGTAGGACGCCGACGTGGTGTTCATGGCAGTTCACCACGACGCAGTAGTGCTGGGACTCCTCCCCGGTGCCTTCGCGGTAGGGGACCACGGCCAGCCAAATCTCGCCCGGCTCCGGCACGGCCGGCCGGTTCGACCTGCCGGGCCCGTCCGCGGACCGCCGGCCCCGGGGTGACGGCGCCGCATACCTCCGGCCCCACCACCGCACGCCGAGGAAGAACACCATGGCCGTCAGCCCCGCCGCCAGAATCTCCAGCATCGAGGTGACCATCCACTTCGCATACGGGTCCGCCGGCTCCTCCATCGTCGCGCGCAGCGCCCCCGGCTCCACCTGGGACCGGGTCACCACAACCGCTGCCGCGCAGAGCCCGAGGAGCACGGCGGTACGGGCAGGCAGCAGCCACCATCGGAGGAACTGGCCACGGCCGGCCACCCGGGCCACAACGACCGCGGTCAGCAGGGAGATCCCCCACAGAATCGGTACCGCGGCCCCGCCTGCGTGCTGCGGAGGCGACTGCGCGGCCATGAACGCGGGAACGACGACCGGAACCAGGAGGAGGTATCCGACCACGTACCACTTCAACAGGAGCGCAACTGTCAGAAGACATGACTGCTCACGACGACGTCGCACAGATCCCCCACATCACACATGGTCTTCGAAAGCGAACAGTTCCTGCCACCGAAGGGCCTCCGGTACGCGCCGGTACGCGCCGGTACGTGTCTCGGCCGTACGGGGGCTGAGGCCGGCGACGCAGCATTCGACCGGACACTCAGCCTGGCCGAAGGCCACTGCCACCCCGGAGGCATCCAGGGCCCGGTGACAACGCTCCCGCACGCCCGGTCCGAGGGCTTCGGTGAAAGTACGCAATCGCCTACGCAACTCGCGAGCGGGGGACTCCCTGTCGAGGACGCGGGCCCTCCGAACGGCCTTCGCCTGCGGCTACCTCGATGCCGAAGTTTCTTCGCAGGGCGGCGCCGTCGAGGCGCGCACCACGAGTTCCGTGGCGAGTTCGATGTGGTGGGACTCGACCTTCTCGCCGTTGGCCAGCCGGAGAGCGGTGCGCAGGGCGGCGCCGCCCATCTCCCGTAGGGGCTGGCGCACGGTGGTCAGTGGGGGTGAGGCGATCTGGGCGAGGCTGGTGTCGTCGAAGCCGACGACGCTGAGGTCTTCGGGGATGCGCAGGCCACGGGTGCGGGCGGTCTCGATGACGCCGACGGCGATCTCGTCGTTCCCCGCGAAGATCGCCGTCGGCGGTTCGGGCAGGTCCAGCAGCGCCGCGGCGCCGAGCAACCCGGCCTCGTACGTGAATTCTCCGGGCAGGACGTAGGCGGCGGGTACCCGCGCTCCTTCCGCCTCCATGGCGGCGCGGTACCCGTGCACGCGTGCCTGGTTGCACACGGCCATCGTCGGTCCGCCGAGATAGGCGACGCGACGGTGCCCCAGGGAGAGCAGGTGCCGAGTCGCGGCCAGACCGCCCGCGAAGTTGGTCGCCCCGACACTGTTGACCCGGCTGTCGGGCAGGTGCAGCGGGTCCAGCACGACCAACGGCAGCCCGGACCGGGCCAGTTCGTTCAGGTGCGCCGTGGAGTACACGCTGGTGACCGCGATGACGGCGCGGCGCCCGGCCGAGACCAGCTCCCGAGCCCAGTGCGGGGCGTGGGACGCCTTGCTGATCACCACCGAGGCCCCCAGTTCGGCGGCGGCGTCGATGATGCCTTCCAGCGTCTCGGCCACGTACGACTTGAGGCCGCCCTGGAACTGGACCTCGATGGTCGGGCTCTGGACGGCCCCGGTGTGGCGGAAGACGGGTGCGAGGTAGTGGTGTTGGTGCAGCAGTTGCTGCACCCGGGTGCGGGTGTGCGGTGCCACGTCACCGCGACCGTTGACCACTTTGGAGACGGTGGCGATGGAGACCCCGGCCGCCTGGGCGATGTCCGCCAAGGTGGTGCGTCTGGCGTTCGGCCGCATCGGTTCCTCCCCGCTGTGCGTCCACCGGTGCGGTGAACTGCCGGTCGGGCAGCCCACCGCACCGGCGGTGTGTCTGCCGCGGACATTGCACCACCCTCGCCCGATCCTTCCGATCGATCCTTCTATTTCGAAAACTTTTCGGACTGTGCCGACGTCCATTGAGGATCGTTCGTACCGGATGGTACGCAGCGGTTTACGTCCCTGCAATGCCGCTGCACGCACCTTGACACGGTGTCAGGCCGAAATCTAATTTGCACGAAAAGAGCTCCAAGAAGGCAATTTCGAAAACTTTTCGGTATGGCTCCTGAGAATCCGACAACTCTCGATTCGAGTGCGGAGAACAGACATGGAGATCCATCTCTCTCGGCGTACCCTCCTCGGCCTGGCCGCCGGCGTCCCGGTCTCCGCGGCGCTGGCGGCCTGCGGCTCCTCCGGTCCCGGCACCGGCGGGGAGACCACCTACTGGTACCTGAACGGCCAGCCTCAGGAAGGTGTCAGAGCGGGCGCGGTGGACGCCTTCAACAAGGCCCGTCCCGAGGAGCAGATCAAGGACACCACCTTCCAGAACGACGCGTACAAGACGAAGATCAAGACCGCCATCGGTGCCGGGCGCGCGCCCACCATCATCTGGGGCTGGGGCGGCGGGACGCTGCGCAGCTATGTGAAGGCGGGCCAGGTCGAGGACCTCACCCCGTGGTTCGACGAGCACCCCGAGGTCAAGAAGCGGCTGCTGCCGTCCTCGTTCGCCGCGGCGACCGTCGACGGCAAGATCTACGCGATGCCCGGTGAGACGGTGCAGCCGATCATCCTCTACTACAACCGGAAGGTCTTCGACCAGGTCGGCGTGGAACCGCCGAAGTCCTGGGACGACATCATGGCGCTGGTGCCCAGGTTCAACGCCAAGGGCATCGCACCGTTCGCCCTCGGCGGCCAGTCCCGGTGGACGAACATGATGTGGCTGGAGTTCCTCTTCGACCGCATCGGCGGTCCGGAGGTCTTCCAGGCCGTCATCGAGGGCGAGAAGAACGCCTGGTCCGACCCGCGCGCCATCACCGCGCTGACCAAGGTGCAGGAACTGGTCAAGGCCGACGGATTCATCAAGGGCTTCTCCTCGATCACCGCGGACTCCAACGCCGACCAGGCGCTGCTGTACACCGGCAGGGCCGCGATGATGCTGCACGGCGCCTGGTCGTACGGCATCCAGCAGGCCAGGGGAGGGGACTTCGTCCCCAGCGGGGGGCTGGGCTACATGAACTTCCCGCCCGTCGAGGGCGGCAAGGGCGATCCCGGCAACACCGTCGGCAACCCCGCCCAGTACCTGTCCCTCTCCTCGAAGGCCGACTCCGACCAGAAGAAGACCGCCAAGGACTTCTTCGCCCGGGGCGTCCTCCAGCAGGAGGAGGTGCAGAAGTGGATCGACAACGGATCGGTCCCGATCCGGCTGGGCACCGAGAAACTGCTGGCCGCCGCCAAGAACGCCGACTTCCTGCAGTTCACCTACGACACCGCCACCAAGGCCAAGGAATTCGGCCAGTCCTGGGACCAGGCGCTCAGTCCGACGGCCGCCGAGACCCTGCTCGACAACATCGTCAAGCTGTTCCAACTGTCCGTCTCGCCGCAGCAGTTCGCCAGCAACCTCAACGCGGTCACCGGCACATGAGCGCGCTGACCAGCCGTCAGCCGCGGCACGGACCGCGCAGCATCCTGCCGTGGCTGGCGGCGCCGGCGCTGGTGGTCTTCGTCGGTTTCGCCGTGATCCCGCTCGTCGGCGTCTTCGCGCTGAGCTTCACCACGTGGGACGGAATCGGTGCCATCCACCTGTCGGGGCTGACCAGTTGGCGTGCGGTACTCACCGATCCCGGGCTGCCGCACGCCCTCGGGGTGACGTTTCTGGTGATGGCCGTCTCCTGGGCCGTCCAGACACCGCTGAGCATTCTGCTCGGCACGTTCATGGCGGGCAGCCAGCGCTACCGTGCCGTGCTGGGCGTGGTGTACTTCGTACCGCTGATGCTCAGCTCCGCGGCGATCGCGCTCGCGTACAAAGCCCTGCTTGACCCCAACTTCGGGCTCGGTGCCGGGCTGAAGATCCAGCTGCTCAGCCAGGACTGGCTGGGGCGGCCCGGGCTCGCGTTCGGAGTCGTCGTGTTCGTCGTCTCCTGGCAGTTCATCCCGTTCCACTCCCTGATCTACCAGGGTGGCGTCCAGCAGATCCCGAAGTCCCTCTACGAAGCAGCACAGTTGGACGGAGCCGGGCGGATCCGGCAGTTCTTCAGCATCACGCTGCCCCAGCTGAAATACACCATCATCACCTCGTCCACGCTGATGGTGGTCGGGTCGCTGACCTTCTTCGACCTCATCTTCGTCCTGACCGAGGGCGGCCCCGGCGACGCCACCCGCGTCCTCGCCCTGGACATGTACAAGCGGGGATTCCAGGCCAGCCTGATGGGACCGGCCAGCGCCATCGCGGTCATCCTGGTCCTGGTGGGGCTGGCCCTGGCCCTGCTGCTGCGCCGGCTCGGGGGCCGCGACGCCGGCGCGAGCCAACTTGAGGGGGCCTGAGGTGACCGACACGCTGACCGAACCGCGGCGACCGCGGCAGGCCGGCCACTGCGAGCGGCAGGCTCCGACCCGTCCGGCGGCCCGCAGACGCAACTGGGCCGGCGGCCTGGCCGGCTGGCTCTGGCTCGTCGTCGTGGCCGTACCGCTGTACTGGACCCTCATCACCAGCTTCAAAGCCCAGAACCGCTACTACGCGAGCAACCCGCTGGTGCCGTCGGGCGACCCGACGCTGGACAACTACCGGCTGGTCATCGAGTCCGACTTCCTCCGCTACTTCGTGAACAGCGCCGTGGTCACCGCCGGCGCCGTGGTGCCGGCCGTCCTGTTCTCCTTCATGGCCGCGTACGCGATCGTTCGCGGCTGGCGCATGCGGATCCTGCGGGCCATGAACGGGCTGTTCCTCATGGGCCTGGCCATCCCCCT
The sequence above is drawn from the Streptomyces liliiviolaceus genome and encodes:
- a CDS encoding polyphosphate kinase 2 family protein codes for the protein MKDKRAKRIAEFIAPLRVDPGRKVRLAEDFDPGHRAGIANKKQGRELLRTGVALLADHQRRLAAQSSHGVLLCLQALDAGGKDGTIRHVMSGVNPQGVRVSSFKVPSAEELGHDYLWRYARRLPSRGEIGIFNRSYYEEVLVVRVHPELLARQGLPDRPGKALWRRRYREINAWERYLTDNGFRIVKLFLNLSRDEQRVRFLKRIDVPERNWKFSAADVRERASWDAYQSAFSSMLSATSTAWAPWYVVPADHKWFARTCAAAVLAHTLIDLDPRYPGIDDAARHELQLARKQLESETPDGSSAR
- a CDS encoding DUF7144 family membrane protein; translated protein: MADASTRYRRPEAEQGTLGGLVVLASVLLFVLVTLCFERGLVAVPEGRILLSAWGWIHLVVWGASVAVSAGPFVGVARARIIGVLIAALAIIVNVLPIPYHALWLMTPIVRGLCVVRHKSLY
- a CDS encoding type II toxin-antitoxin system PemK/MazF family toxin, giving the protein MKWYVVGYLLLVPVVVPAFMAAQSPPQHAGGAAVPILWGISLLTAVVVARVAGRGQFLRWWLLPARTAVLLGLCAAAVVVTRSQVEPGALRATMEEPADPYAKWMVTSMLEILAAGLTAMVFFLGVRWWGRRYAAPSPRGRRSADGPGRSNRPAVPEPGEIWLAVVPYREGTGEESQHYCVVVNCHEHHVGVLQITSQNKDARRDHVRIPNDGWDEVSGKDHWMEIGVALREVPYEKFLTVSPQGQCPTTTWEQIRAAHPAECADRPGPATVWAPLAGRRKLSRHERPSSTL
- a CDS encoding LacI family DNA-binding transcriptional regulator: MRPNARRTTLADIAQAAGVSIATVSKVVNGRGDVAPHTRTRVQQLLHQHHYLAPVFRHTGAVQSPTIEVQFQGGLKSYVAETLEGIIDAAAELGASVVISKASHAPHWARELVSAGRRAVIAVTSVYSTAHLNELARSGLPLVVLDPLHLPDSRVNSVGATNFAGGLAATRHLLSLGHRRVAYLGGPTMAVCNQARVHGYRAAMEAEGARVPAAYVLPGEFTYEAGLLGAAALLDLPEPPTAIFAGNDEIAVGVIETARTRGLRIPEDLSVVGFDDTSLAQIASPPLTTVRQPLREMGGAALRTALRLANGEKVESHHIELATELVVRASTAPPCEETSASR
- a CDS encoding extracellular solute-binding protein, encoding MHLSRRTLLGLAAGVPVSAALAACGSSGPGTGGETTYWYLNGQPQEGVRAGAVDAFNKARPEEQIKDTTFQNDAYKTKIKTAIGAGRAPTIIWGWGGGTLRSYVKAGQVEDLTPWFDEHPEVKKRLLPSSFAAATVDGKIYAMPGETVQPIILYYNRKVFDQVGVEPPKSWDDIMALVPRFNAKGIAPFALGGQSRWTNMMWLEFLFDRIGGPEVFQAVIEGEKNAWSDPRAITALTKVQELVKADGFIKGFSSITADSNADQALLYTGRAAMMLHGAWSYGIQQARGGDFVPSGGLGYMNFPPVEGGKGDPGNTVGNPAQYLSLSSKADSDQKKTAKDFFARGVLQQEEVQKWIDNGSVPIRLGTEKLLAAAKNADFLQFTYDTATKAKEFGQSWDQALSPTAAETLLDNIVKLFQLSVSPQQFASNLNAVTGT
- a CDS encoding carbohydrate ABC transporter permease codes for the protein MSALTSRQPRHGPRSILPWLAAPALVVFVGFAVIPLVGVFALSFTTWDGIGAIHLSGLTSWRAVLTDPGLPHALGVTFLVMAVSWAVQTPLSILLGTFMAGSQRYRAVLGVVYFVPLMLSSAAIALAYKALLDPNFGLGAGLKIQLLSQDWLGRPGLAFGVVVFVVSWQFIPFHSLIYQGGVQQIPKSLYEAAQLDGAGRIRQFFSITLPQLKYTIITSSTLMVVGSLTFFDLIFVLTEGGPGDATRVLALDMYKRGFQASLMGPASAIAVILVLVGLALALLLRRLGGRDAGASQLEGA